From Zavarzinella sp., one genomic window encodes:
- a CDS encoding M1 family aminopeptidase codes for MRIVGIVCLFATLPISGADLQPPKWLPKYQLAINLDVAGHRAYVAQQVSWTNRTGKPLSEIVFNVHSHFAPPKSEEAYRQFGRLLEIVRVPGKEAIFKEPAFQLSKVERINVVDDQTTRKELKHQWNEQLATALMVALDEPLPDGQTVILSLEYQIELPQKKGRWGQWDGVTYLSNWHPVVAKYLEEGGWAPTPFIPWHQPFYNEAGEFTVQIQLPENEKVACTGSIANEVSTVDGKLVSIGPVVARDFSFMTSARYQEFRTEADNAGKKVVVKCLAFPEHEHYANVLVGQAAKALEAYARWIGPYPYAELTIAETFFGWNGNECCGLIMIDERVFTMPKLAEKYVQYLISHETCHQWFYNVIGTDGYRETFMDEAMVTFLAHRFLDELEGKNNELLNYPQEIFFLPGIKRENYRYTQFYNVHRNGGLQPAVQQMEKYGNVVGLFASVYDRGSKIMMMIEERIGKMAFNELLRRIYKKYYFQTITVAQFQKELEEYTGRSWKNFFAEWLTTAGVTDWAVDQVQVNQAADQPENGPVTVTVELSQRAEITEDTILGISFDDETYPLKVPIRIPQQYRTFSDGSGQAVVGEEVKQPGIEFLDKKRVRIELELPQKPAQIMVDPDLIVPDADPVNNRWHTPVANRPRPITTFLDESALTNDYDKWNLIYGPWLFGTPYGESWFTRSSVVGVRGSAYKLEEFKGGIYTGYRPNFGDLAIGVDGQLLHQPWPKSEIGFFAEKSLTRFLAREEFRPDRAAVWLRQNIEQTSSLYLYPREFVDIYAAYQNDFLPPPRNPNMSGVAVDPLTTVGLHYRKETLMPYWNPDDGYSIDGNVAMGLPLFGENRVSGLAWGQANVVVSPFDGISWWEDVKVAAKVFGGVAFPQNGRFFSLGGNVLFRGYDNSERQGSSMWLGSVEVRLPVVPRLNWNIVDNVVRVESIYVAPFYDIGDIYVDGHSMGPVAHAAGLSFQFNVEFFSFLERGTLKLDVARAFQSIDNATQFWVTILVPY; via the coding sequence ATGCGAATCGTTGGCATAGTCTGTTTATTTGCGACGTTGCCAATTTCAGGCGCGGATTTGCAACCACCCAAATGGTTACCAAAATACCAGTTGGCAATCAACCTGGACGTTGCTGGGCACCGCGCCTACGTTGCTCAACAGGTTTCATGGACAAATCGCACAGGAAAGCCACTTTCTGAAATTGTTTTCAATGTGCATTCTCATTTTGCCCCACCAAAATCGGAAGAGGCGTATCGACAGTTTGGTAGGTTGCTGGAAATTGTTCGGGTGCCTGGCAAAGAAGCAATTTTCAAAGAGCCTGCATTCCAATTAAGCAAAGTTGAACGAATCAATGTGGTTGACGATCAGACCACTCGTAAAGAGCTAAAGCACCAGTGGAATGAGCAACTCGCTACTGCACTCATGGTGGCACTGGATGAGCCACTGCCCGATGGGCAGACAGTCATTTTGTCGTTAGAATATCAGATCGAATTGCCACAGAAGAAAGGGCGTTGGGGACAATGGGATGGAGTTACCTATCTCAGTAACTGGCATCCAGTCGTAGCAAAATATCTGGAAGAAGGTGGTTGGGCCCCCACGCCATTTATTCCTTGGCACCAACCTTTTTATAACGAAGCGGGCGAATTCACGGTTCAAATTCAGTTGCCAGAAAATGAAAAAGTCGCTTGCACTGGCTCGATCGCCAACGAAGTGAGTACAGTTGATGGCAAGCTGGTTTCGATTGGGCCGGTGGTAGCACGCGACTTTTCCTTCATGACTTCCGCACGTTATCAGGAATTCCGCACGGAAGCCGACAACGCAGGCAAAAAGGTAGTAGTGAAGTGCCTTGCATTCCCAGAACACGAACATTACGCAAATGTATTGGTTGGTCAGGCGGCAAAAGCCCTGGAGGCTTATGCACGTTGGATCGGTCCCTATCCCTATGCAGAACTGACCATTGCAGAAACTTTTTTTGGCTGGAATGGTAATGAGTGCTGTGGTCTGATTATGATTGATGAGCGGGTGTTTACCATGCCCAAGCTTGCAGAAAAGTATGTGCAATACCTGATTTCTCACGAAACCTGCCACCAGTGGTTCTACAACGTCATCGGTACGGATGGTTATCGGGAAACATTCATGGATGAAGCGATGGTGACTTTTCTTGCGCACCGCTTTCTTGATGAACTCGAAGGGAAAAACAACGAACTGTTGAATTATCCACAGGAAATCTTCTTTCTGCCAGGAATTAAACGGGAAAACTACCGTTATACCCAGTTTTACAACGTCCACCGTAATGGTGGGTTGCAGCCTGCGGTGCAGCAGATGGAAAAATACGGCAACGTGGTGGGGCTGTTTGCCTCAGTCTATGATCGTGGTTCAAAAATCATGATGATGATTGAAGAACGAATCGGCAAAATGGCATTTAATGAATTGTTGCGGCGGATTTACAAAAAGTACTACTTTCAGACGATTACAGTTGCTCAGTTCCAAAAAGAGCTCGAGGAATACACTGGAAGATCGTGGAAGAATTTCTTCGCTGAATGGCTGACTACGGCCGGTGTTACCGACTGGGCGGTCGACCAGGTTCAAGTGAATCAGGCAGCAGATCAACCGGAAAATGGACCAGTAACAGTGACAGTGGAATTGTCGCAACGTGCTGAAATTACGGAAGATACGATTCTTGGAATTAGTTTTGATGACGAAACATATCCCCTCAAAGTGCCAATTCGTATTCCCCAGCAGTATCGAACATTTTCTGATGGAAGCGGGCAAGCTGTCGTTGGTGAAGAAGTTAAGCAACCTGGTATTGAATTTCTGGACAAGAAACGGGTTCGCATTGAGTTGGAACTGCCACAAAAGCCGGCCCAGATCATGGTGGATCCTGATCTCATTGTGCCAGATGCCGATCCTGTGAATAATCGCTGGCACACCCCCGTTGCAAATCGCCCACGGCCGATTACAACGTTTCTTGATGAAAGTGCTTTAACAAATGATTATGACAAATGGAATCTGATTTACGGTCCATGGTTATTTGGCACTCCCTACGGCGAAAGTTGGTTTACTCGTTCTTCCGTTGTGGGGGTGCGTGGCAGTGCCTATAAGCTGGAAGAGTTCAAAGGTGGAATCTATACTGGTTATCGCCCGAATTTTGGTGATTTAGCAATTGGCGTAGATGGCCAGTTGCTCCACCAGCCTTGGCCGAAAAGTGAAATTGGCTTTTTTGCTGAAAAATCCTTAACAAGATTTCTTGCTCGTGAAGAATTTCGGCCGGATCGTGCAGCTGTGTGGCTTCGTCAAAACATCGAACAGACATCCAGTCTTTACCTGTACCCACGGGAGTTTGTCGATATTTATGCCGCTTATCAGAACGATTTTCTTCCTCCACCTCGGAATCCAAATATGTCGGGTGTAGCGGTGGACCCATTGACCACAGTGGGGCTGCATTACCGCAAAGAAACATTGATGCCCTACTGGAACCCCGACGATGGCTACTCCATTGATGGCAATGTTGCGATGGGATTACCGCTATTCGGTGAAAATCGTGTTTCTGGACTGGCGTGGGGTCAGGCAAACGTGGTGGTGTCACCATTTGATGGTATTTCCTGGTGGGAAGATGTGAAAGTCGCTGCAAAAGTTTTTGGCGGCGTAGCATTCCCTCAGAATGGGCGATTTTTTTCGTTAGGTGGGAATGTCCTGTTTCGCGGTTACGACAACTCGGAACGGCAAGGCAGCAGTATGTGGTTAGGCAGTGTAGAAGTGCGACTGCCAGTGGTGCCCCGACTGAACTGGAATATCGTAGACAATGTGGTGCGTGTCGAAAGTATTTATGTGGCACCGTTTTACGATATTGGCGACATTTATGTCGATGGTCATTCAATGGGGCCAGTCGCCCATGCTGCAGGCCTCAGTTTTCAATTTAATGTCGAGTTTTTCAGTTTTCTGGAACGTGGCACACTGAAGCTGGATGTTGCCCGCGCATTTCAGTCGATTGACAATGCTACCCAGTTCTGGGTCACCATTCTGGTTCCTTACTGA
- a CDS encoding dTDP-4-dehydrorhamnose 3,5-epimerase family protein, producing MKILEVIPLALPEIHLIRFARFRDHRGYFTENMKASDLVNQAPLEILRGYQFPQINESFSLAGTVRGLHFQWNPFQGKLVRPIFGHLLDFILDIRLNSPNFGKIIGCDMPNSPERDYSEWIWIPPGFAHGALFPQDSMIEYLCTSEYSPGCEGCISPLANDLDWTWCEPALHSIYQEVCHTSDKLTEKDRNGWTLQQWTTQSTAQQFTYPMPPTTC from the coding sequence ATGAAAATTTTGGAAGTGATTCCGCTTGCCCTGCCTGAAATCCACCTGATCCGTTTCGCTCGATTCCGCGACCACCGTGGGTATTTCACGGAAAATATGAAGGCCAGCGATCTGGTTAATCAAGCCCCCCTCGAAATACTCCGCGGCTACCAGTTCCCACAAATTAATGAGAGTTTTTCACTGGCAGGCACCGTACGTGGGCTCCATTTTCAATGGAATCCATTTCAAGGGAAATTAGTTCGACCAATTTTTGGTCACTTGCTTGATTTTATTCTGGATATCAGACTCAATTCACCCAATTTCGGCAAAATCATCGGCTGTGATATGCCAAACAGTCCCGAACGAGATTATTCCGAGTGGATCTGGATTCCACCCGGATTTGCCCACGGTGCACTGTTTCCACAGGATTCGATGATCGAATATCTTTGTACCAGTGAATATAGTCCTGGGTGTGAAGGCTGCATCAGCCCACTTGCCAATGATCTTGATTGGACTTGGTGCGAGCCTGCGTTGCATTCGATTTATCAGGAAGTTTGCCACACTTCGGACAAACTGACGGAAAAAGACCGCAATGGCTGGACGTTGCAGCAATGGACCACGCAAAGCACTGCCCAGCAATTTACCTATCCGATGCCACCCACCACGTGTTAA
- a CDS encoding aldehyde dehydrogenase family protein, whose protein sequence is MSDFLTTQGTGKILKPPPLAERMKWLSSLRNSLLQEHHQLTTCIERELNRHPVEVLATDILPSIGAIHFLEKNATKLLRDKKLGRGPLWLMGTRTTICRRPWGTVGIIGTWNYPIFLNLVPILQALVAGNRVLWKPSEQAPETAKMLMEFLLQVGISEQMLTMFPATREAGKTLLDQELDYLVFTGSHHVGKLIARELAPRLIPSTLELSGCDCLIIMPDADIPMVVQAIRYSMLLNHSQTCIAIRRVLVPSNLFEPFQKAIQEEMQNLPICHLQTMEQATKIKDLLENAHTQGGEIFPGYVESDPQEVRPSLIFHATPKMQVCQEPAFGPVAAILKYEQLEDIPGLFHATSYNLSTCVFSAHPEAENNQAIVSQLQTGTVIYNDVINATAHPATPFPARGASGWGVTQGPEGLLAMTTPQVTVKVKGKFRPHYDLDRSEATSMILNGMLQWSYARGLFARVRGLVRLIRGVLQMKPKKK, encoded by the coding sequence ATGTCAGATTTTCTAACTACTCAGGGAACCGGTAAAATTCTCAAACCTCCCCCACTCGCTGAAAGAATGAAATGGCTCTCATCTTTGCGAAATTCACTCCTGCAAGAACACCACCAGCTTACAACGTGCATCGAACGCGAGTTGAATCGGCATCCCGTGGAAGTTCTGGCAACAGATATCCTTCCATCAATCGGTGCGATCCATTTTCTGGAGAAAAATGCTACGAAACTATTGCGGGATAAGAAGTTAGGTCGCGGCCCGCTTTGGTTGATGGGCACACGCACCACAATTTGCAGGCGACCGTGGGGAACAGTTGGCATCATTGGCACCTGGAATTACCCCATTTTTCTGAATCTGGTACCAATTCTTCAGGCACTGGTGGCAGGAAATCGAGTTCTGTGGAAACCTTCAGAACAGGCACCTGAAACCGCCAAAATGCTGATGGAATTTCTGTTGCAGGTGGGGATTTCAGAGCAAATGCTAACTATGTTTCCCGCGACAAGGGAAGCTGGGAAGACTTTGCTGGATCAAGAACTGGATTATCTGGTATTCACTGGTTCCCACCATGTGGGTAAATTAATTGCAAGGGAACTCGCACCTCGGCTCATCCCTTCCACTTTGGAATTATCGGGGTGCGATTGTCTGATCATCATGCCCGATGCCGACATCCCAATGGTTGTACAAGCAATTCGGTATAGCATGCTGCTCAATCACAGCCAGACCTGCATCGCCATCCGCAGGGTGCTGGTTCCCAGTAATCTGTTCGAACCGTTTCAGAAAGCAATTCAAGAAGAAATGCAAAATTTGCCAATATGTCATTTGCAAACGATGGAACAGGCTACAAAGATTAAAGATTTATTAGAGAATGCTCACACCCAAGGTGGGGAGATATTTCCTGGATACGTAGAATCAGACCCGCAAGAGGTACGTCCCAGCCTGATATTTCATGCCACACCAAAAATGCAGGTTTGTCAAGAACCTGCATTTGGCCCGGTGGCAGCGATCCTGAAATATGAACAACTTGAAGATATCCCCGGACTATTTCACGCAACCAGTTACAATTTAAGCACTTGCGTATTTTCTGCGCATCCGGAAGCTGAGAACAATCAAGCAATTGTGAGCCAATTGCAGACTGGAACAGTGATTTACAACGATGTCATCAATGCCACAGCCCACCCTGCGACACCATTTCCCGCTCGAGGTGCCAGTGGCTGGGGGGTGACCCAGGGTCCGGAAGGTCTGTTGGCCATGACTACTCCGCAAGTAACCGTGAAGGTAAAAGGAAAATTTCGCCCCCACTACGATCTTGATCGGTCCGAAGCCACTAGTATGATCCTAAATGGCATGTTGCAATGGAGTTACGCTCGTGGGCTATTTGCAAGAGTGCGTGGACTGGTGCGTCTCATTCGTGGCGTCTTACAAATGAAACCAAAGAAAAAATGA
- a CDS encoding MFS transporter: MRTFRSFKHSNYRLYFAGQTLSLIGSWTQMTALMSLAYEQTHLARWSGFLIIAQIGPTVLFGVLGGKIADRFPQRLVIAITQIIFAAVALLLLICYLQNLLTVQMMLVAMLIHGVAQAVDLPTRLALVPRLVHRDDLINAISLNSLMFNASRALGPAIAGILITTIGFSACFVFNFASYLAVLLAISLMRFSHEAPPLVDNREFPVAAGVIPTQIKWLIVVAGLVAVSGWPILALLPAYADRVLQGGQELYSQLLSCVGVGALVAALVTASFGNEARRRKILQIGLVFVAFGLLWLCFSKTMVLACFGCMILGFGMILFFSTGQSAVHLSVDQHHRGRVMGWWASVMSAGVPVGNLLFAPIADTLSVPLVIGLQAAMVTVTLGITYFRRIP; encoded by the coding sequence ATGCGAACCTTTCGATCGTTCAAACATTCGAATTATCGTCTATATTTTGCTGGGCAAACTCTGTCGCTGATTGGTTCGTGGACCCAGATGACCGCTCTGATGTCTCTGGCGTACGAACAGACCCACCTTGCACGATGGTCCGGCTTCTTGATTATTGCCCAGATTGGTCCCACTGTGCTATTTGGGGTTCTGGGTGGCAAAATTGCCGATCGCTTTCCTCAACGCCTTGTGATTGCGATTACGCAGATCATTTTTGCCGCAGTGGCATTGTTGTTACTGATTTGTTACCTGCAAAATCTGTTGACTGTCCAAATGATGCTGGTGGCGATGTTGATTCATGGGGTTGCGCAAGCGGTCGATTTACCGACCAGACTGGCATTGGTCCCACGTCTGGTTCATCGCGACGATCTGATTAACGCCATCTCGCTCAATTCGCTGATGTTCAATGCCTCGCGTGCTCTGGGGCCTGCAATTGCGGGAATCCTGATCACCACTATCGGTTTCAGTGCCTGTTTTGTCTTCAATTTTGCCAGTTATCTGGCGGTACTGCTTGCAATTTCATTAATGAGATTTTCTCATGAAGCACCTCCTTTGGTTGATAACCGTGAATTTCCTGTCGCAGCCGGTGTCATCCCCACCCAGATCAAGTGGTTGATTGTAGTTGCTGGCCTGGTAGCTGTTTCTGGCTGGCCGATTCTTGCATTACTGCCCGCATATGCAGACCGTGTGCTCCAGGGTGGGCAGGAACTGTATTCTCAACTACTCAGTTGCGTCGGAGTAGGGGCACTTGTTGCCGCACTGGTAACTGCATCCTTCGGAAATGAGGCCCGCCGCCGAAAGATTCTGCAGATTGGTTTGGTTTTTGTTGCTTTTGGTCTGCTTTGGCTCTGTTTTTCCAAAACGATGGTGCTCGCCTGTTTCGGGTGTATGATTCTGGGATTCGGGATGATTCTGTTTTTTTCAACAGGACAATCTGCCGTTCATTTGAGCGTTGACCAGCACCACCGTGGGAGGGTGATGGGCTGGTGGGCATCCGTGATGAGTGCCGGTGTACCGGTTGGGAATCTTCTGTTTGCACCGATTGCAGATACTCTCAGCGTTCCGTTGGTCATTGGATTACAGGCAGCAATGGTGACTGTTACTCTGGGAATTACTTATTTTCGCAGGATTCCCTAA
- the lhgO gene encoding L-2-hydroxyglutarate oxidase, translating to MDTDVVVVGAGIVGLATALHLSVGNGLQVHVIEAEPQIAQHQTGHNSGVIHAGVYYKPGSEKALNSATGRELMYRFCRNFAIPHEQCGKLIVATHEQELAALEMLYQRTQANGLKLVRRLNPQQILEIEPSVSGIAGLHVGETGIVDYRLVTDTFADLIKQKNGSIQLNTTFMAADSTPLGLQVETNRGKISTKYLVNCAGLFSDRVAQKCGVQPGVRIVPFRGEYYELAPRARHFVKNLIYPVPDPKLPFLGVHFTRRISGEIEAGPNAVLAFARKGYRKQNFSASDMWDLLRYRGFWKMAAKNWHTGIPELVRSFSQRLFVRALQKLVPAVRYHDIIPAGAGVRAQAVDDEGKLIDDFRIINGKKMTHVLNAPSPAATASISIGATIAKQVCREMGLSFQELPIL from the coding sequence ATGGATACTGATGTCGTTGTCGTTGGGGCGGGTATTGTAGGTCTGGCAACAGCTCTACACCTTTCCGTGGGTAATGGCTTGCAGGTTCATGTGATTGAAGCAGAACCACAAATCGCGCAGCACCAGACGGGACACAACAGCGGGGTAATTCATGCCGGGGTCTACTACAAACCTGGATCCGAAAAGGCATTGAATAGCGCCACGGGTCGGGAATTGATGTACCGATTCTGTCGTAACTTTGCCATTCCGCATGAACAATGTGGCAAACTGATTGTCGCCACCCATGAGCAGGAGCTTGCCGCACTGGAAATGCTTTATCAACGAACTCAGGCAAATGGTCTGAAACTGGTACGGCGCCTCAATCCGCAGCAAATTCTGGAAATTGAGCCATCTGTTTCAGGTATCGCTGGCCTCCACGTGGGGGAAACCGGAATTGTTGATTATCGTCTAGTAACAGATACTTTTGCAGATCTGATCAAGCAGAAAAACGGCTCTATTCAACTCAATACTACATTTATGGCCGCAGATAGCACCCCACTGGGTTTGCAGGTGGAAACTAACCGGGGAAAAATCTCTACGAAATATCTGGTAAACTGTGCGGGATTATTTTCTGATCGCGTGGCACAGAAATGTGGCGTGCAACCGGGCGTCCGGATCGTTCCATTTCGGGGCGAGTATTACGAACTAGCCCCCCGTGCACGTCACTTTGTGAAGAATTTGATTTACCCAGTGCCTGATCCCAAACTGCCCTTCCTGGGTGTGCATTTTACCCGGCGAATATCTGGAGAAATTGAAGCTGGACCAAATGCTGTGCTGGCTTTTGCCCGCAAAGGCTATCGCAAACAGAATTTCTCTGCCAGCGATATGTGGGATTTGCTGCGATATCGGGGATTCTGGAAAATGGCCGCAAAAAACTGGCACACAGGTATCCCAGAGTTAGTTCGATCATTCAGCCAGCGTTTGTTTGTCCGTGCCTTACAGAAACTTGTGCCTGCCGTTCGTTATCATGATATCATTCCCGCAGGTGCTGGTGTCCGCGCTCAGGCGGTCGATGATGAAGGAAAATTAATCGATGATTTTCGAATCATCAACGGCAAGAAGATGACCCACGTTCTGAATGCGCCATCTCCCGCAGCAACAGCATCGATCAGTATCGGTGCCACTATCGCAAAACAAGTATGCCGAGAAATGGGGTTATCATTTCAGGAATTGCCGATTTTGTAA
- a CDS encoding MazG nucleotide pyrophosphohydrolase domain-containing protein yields MKIVEFQRLIEDTFGHKDHARGVSGTFMWLMEEIGELAEALRGNHPRESVAAEFADVFAWLATLANIAEVDLQAAITAKYGQGCPACQTIPCVCGSGEKP; encoded by the coding sequence ATGAAGATTGTCGAATTTCAGCGGTTAATTGAAGATACCTTCGGTCACAAAGACCATGCACGTGGGGTTAGTGGGACATTCATGTGGCTGATGGAAGAAATCGGCGAACTCGCCGAAGCTTTGCGTGGGAACCACCCACGGGAATCTGTTGCTGCCGAATTTGCAGATGTGTTTGCGTGGCTGGCAACTCTGGCAAACATCGCCGAAGTTGATCTGCAGGCTGCAATTACTGCAAAATATGGTCAAGGGTGCCCAGCCTGCCAAACAATTCCGTGCGTATGTGGTTCCGGAGAAAAACCTTGA
- a CDS encoding ABC transporter ATP-binding protein, whose protein sequence is MIETNDLTKKYGDLFALERLTLRLEPGDVYGFIGPNGAGKTTTMRILATLLNPSWGEATVCGYSIYNSSKEIRRAIGYMPDFFGVYDDMKVTEYLEFFAAAYRIQGPGRRAKVNEVLDLVDLGYKKDALVTSLSRGMTQRLGLARVLLHEPQVLLLDEPASGLDPRARIEMRELLKELRNMKKTIMVSSHILPELSDICNKIGIIERGKLLFNGDVESAIAQVRPKLIYLISVGAQNNERAAKVISGMAFVESVELIKDGSIIKTILKEGVKEGFEIPTALIAEKFTLQMFKEEDVNLENVFMGITKGITN, encoded by the coding sequence ATGATTGAAACCAACGACTTAACAAAAAAATATGGTGATTTGTTTGCTCTGGAACGATTGACTTTGCGTCTGGAACCAGGAGATGTCTATGGCTTTATTGGTCCCAACGGTGCGGGCAAAACCACCACGATGCGAATCCTGGCAACGCTACTGAACCCCAGTTGGGGTGAAGCCACTGTTTGTGGGTATTCCATTTACAATTCTTCGAAAGAGATCCGCCGAGCGATTGGGTACATGCCAGATTTCTTCGGTGTCTACGATGATATGAAAGTAACGGAGTATCTGGAGTTTTTTGCGGCAGCTTACCGCATCCAGGGGCCCGGCAGACGCGCCAAGGTGAATGAGGTACTGGATCTGGTTGATCTTGGGTACAAAAAAGACGCTCTGGTTACCAGTCTTTCGCGTGGGATGACTCAACGGTTGGGATTGGCCCGTGTGTTACTGCACGAACCACAGGTGTTGCTGTTGGATGAGCCTGCGAGCGGTCTGGACCCACGTGCCCGGATCGAGATGCGTGAACTACTGAAAGAACTGCGGAACATGAAGAAAACCATCATGGTTTCCAGCCATATTCTGCCGGAACTTTCCGATATCTGTAATAAAATCGGCATTATTGAACGTGGGAAACTGCTGTTCAATGGCGATGTGGAAAGCGCTATTGCTCAGGTGCGGCCCAAGTTAATCTACCTGATATCGGTGGGTGCCCAGAATAACGAACGAGCGGCGAAAGTGATTTCTGGAATGGCATTTGTAGAATCTGTTGAACTGATCAAAGATGGTTCCATCATCAAAACCATTCTGAAAGAAGGGGTGAAGGAAGGGTTTGAGATTCCCACAGCATTGATCGCTGAAAAATTTACGTTACAGATGTTCAAAGAAGAAGATGTGAATCTGGAAAACGTCTTTATGGGAATTACCAAGGGGATTACCAATTAG